The Oncorhynchus keta strain PuntledgeMale-10-30-2019 unplaced genomic scaffold, Oket_V2 Un_contig_5784_pilon_pilon, whole genome shotgun sequence genomic interval TACTTAGAACCTTATTTTATAGGAATGGACAGAGCCCTGGTCTTAAAAGTTAAGTAACAGACTTTATTCAGAGAGTACTGAGTACACACacatttaccacaggttataaactgaaaatgacgtcagcgttttctaaatgttccgtctcttcttgacactggtaGAAAGGCTCTATAGCTCTCAAGCCTTCCCTCCCTCGCCTATAGCCaaggtcagtcagtgtagataagcattctagtcAGTATGGAGAtatagttcattcatttgtaccaaggaacagacagtcattgttctaaactcttgaccacattcacacacacattatcttcagTACTGGGATCAGAAAGAAAACTCATACAtatatagtattctgattagtacatatacagtaacacactagtattctgattagtcagtcctgattgaaatgtatacataattagtcattataggTAAACATTCCCTTAACATTAATTCATCCAGTGTTTCTAAGTAGAGATTTGAGATCCTCTGTCCAACTTTCATCCCTCAAACTCTCCTGTTGGATGTATCTATAGTTATGCACATGGGTGGTTcaaaccctgaatgctgattggctgactgtgtggcatatcagaccatatacTACAAGTATGACCAAATAATTGTTACCGTTCTAATTGCGTTTGTAACCCATTTATAAtatcaataaggcacctctggggtttgttgTATATtatgatataccacggctaattGCTGTATCCAAGCACTCCACGGTGTGTCGGTGGCAAGAACATTTAGCCGTGTTATGTCGCCATATAGCCTACCTCACCTCTTACGTCGTTACAAATTACGTTGATATTCCCTATTAATTTGCTCGATAATGTTACGCAAAGTTTTTAGGGCTAAATGTGGCAACTTCCCTTGCTGCAGGAAAAAAACATGTTGGGCTAGTTGTGTGCTGTGTGCGGGTTTTGAATACCTGGCAACCGTGAAAAGTGGCGTTTTATGTAGACGTAGATGGTGCATTTTATATTTGCCCATTTGTGAAAAACATTTGCAATTCACACTCCGACCTGTGAAAGGCAGCAATACGCAACAAAGCGTGTAGTCTGCCAGAAAACTACACGAAGAAGAGCAAGAACAACCCGTGTAAAACATTAACATCCGGTGGCATCATCTTCTCTGAGAACGTTTAGTTAGCACAGATTTTTGCCTCGTATTTTAATTTAGTTCATTTCACACAGCGACAAAAATGCCAACACTGTGTTCAGCATACAACTGCAAAAATCGCGGTCCCAAAGCTGATGTGGGATTTTTTAGGTACGTTATACCGTCTTGCTCGAGAGACACGTTAACTTTattagccgtggtatatcggCTATATACCACATACCCCAAAGGTGCCTTATTGATATTATAAACTGTTACGAACGTAATTAAAACAGTAACAATTATTTGGTCATAACTGTGATGCCTACTACGGGGTACGGTAGATAGCTATGGTATTGTTAGCTAAAGTAAAAGATATAGCTAGCTAGTACAAATAACGTTAGTGTGCAGGGAGAAAACCAATGACAAAAAGCTTAATTAGCTTGATATGTTCTGTTGCGATATTGTTCTCTTATAAATCTACATACATCATTTATGGATTTACTATTCATCATTTGATACTTTTGTGATACCAATTTGCTGGTGTATAAATGTTTCTGGTAACAGTTTCCCCAAAATGACCCTGAAAGACGCAAGCGATGGATTATTAATATGAAGTGGAAAGACTGGAATCCGCAACACCACCACCGTGTGTGCTCCATTCACTTTGAAGACAAGTACATTTGCCGGATGGACAAACGTCAACGTCTCACGCCAGACGCAGTCCCGACCATTTTTGACTTCCCAGAGAACTTTCAAAAGAAGAAGGTACACTGAAACAAAAAATGTATCTAGCGAGATACATCCCAAAGTCAGAACTAACTACACAAATAATACGGTTTATGATAACTAGATGTACAATATTGTAAAGTGTGATTTAAATTAAATGTGTTCCTTCTACAGGCATCCATCCACCCACAGAGTAGAAGAGCCAGGGGTAAGGTACTGGAAGAGGCGAATAAACTCCTTGGCTGTATTTGACATTGCATATTAGTGTCCATCTTGGTATGCATTTGATGTAACTCAGCTATGTTTTCACTTGGTAAGTGAAGCATTGATATGTAAATGACTAGCCTACACACGGTATGCTTAAAGTACATGCATCCATGCAGTAATGGTGGTCATTATCTTTGTTTTTGTCATGCAGAGTGATGGGTTGCCAGGAGAAGTATACTGCTGCCCGTGCTGTCAGTGGCTGAACCGGTCACAACACCAAGCCCCACCATCACATCAGAGACGAGCAAGCTGGCTAAAGACAATACTAAGTAAATAACCTTGTGAAAGTTAAATTTGCTCTTTGGAATGCACAACGTCACTGTAGAGCAGAATGGGTTCTACCTGTGTTCTAGTTCTTGCTTTTCAATTGTCAACTTATATTTTGACGGATCAGCGCTCCAGAAAAAGTTACCTCTTCAAGTTGGTATATCCATGTAGATGAAGAAATCCAAATGGCTGAATCCCTCCCAGGTTTCTTCCACAGTGATTACTGTCTACCACACGTGAGTGGCTCTAGGTGGTCTGATTGGACTGTTGCTTTGCCAGATATACAGGGATTATTTACTGGGTTTTTGCATTATGTAGACATTTAATAACATTTTCCTCATATTGATCTTTGCAGAGTATTCGCTGGGGATTCAAAGATGATGTTGCCCCGAAGGTAAGTTGTTTGCTCACTGGAATAACCTGTAGCTTATGCTATATACCAATAGCTTATGCTAAGAATTTGATAAACAATGCACTTTATTTTCAGGTGGCATGTGAGAACATGGAGTTCCAACTTCCACCCCTCAAGCACATAATAGAGGTAATGAAGGATGTGTAAACATTCAGTCTCTAATACAGGGTTAGGGATGGAGCCTGCAAGTTGATCATTGATTCATTGGTCTGTATTTTTCTAATATGTCTCACTCTGGATCTAAAACCAATAAGAGTGTCATTAAAACAGTACTATACATTGTCTCCCATTCTTACCCAGATCACAGAGGCATGGGAGTGGCTGGGTATGGACATTAGAGGGCCACTGCCCCTAACACCGAACGGACACCAGTACGTTCTGACCTTGACAGACTTCTACTCTAAATGGGTGGAGGCCTTCCCCCTGAGAGGTTGTAGCTCTACTGAGGTAGCGCAGCATGTCGCTGAAGTCATCTCTCACTTTGGCTTCCCTTTTGGAATCCTTGTTCGACTAAAGAGGAAGTTTACCAGTAAGGTGAGGCAAAATATATTTTGTCACATACTTACTGTTGCACATACCTTGCAACAATCTTGAGGTTGGTTCATATATGCACTAGCGGTCAATAGGTCCAGAGTGAGTGGTTCATTAGACAATCGTACAGTGGggcaagtatttagtcagccaccaattgtgcaagttctcccacttaaaaagatgagaggcctgtaattttcatcataggtacacttcaactatgacagacaaaatgaaaaaaaaaatccagaaaatcacattgtaggatttttaatgaaattatttgcaaattatggtggataataagtatttggtcacctacaaacaagcaagatttctggctctcacattcctgtaacttcttctttaagaggctcctctgtcctccactcgttacctgtattaatggcacctgtttgaacttgttatcagtataaaagacacatgtccacaacctcaaacagtcaaactccactatggccaagaccaaagggctgtcaaaggacacaagaaacaaaattatagacctgcaccaggctgggaagactgaatctgcaataggtaagcagcttggtttgaagaaatcaactgtgggagcaattattaggaaatggaagacatacaagaccactgataatttcCCTTGATctagggctccacgcaagatctcaccctgtggggtcaaaatgatcacaagaacggtgagcaaaaatcccagaaccacacggggggacctagtgaatgacctgcagagagctgggaccaaagtaacaaagcctaccatcagtaacacactatgacgccagggactcaaatcctgcagtgccagacgtgtccccctgcttaagccagtacatgtccaggcccgtctgaagtttgctagagagcatttggatgatccagaagaagattgggagaatgtcatatggtcagatgaaaccaaaatataactttttggtaaaaactcaactcgtcgtgtttggaggacaaagaatgctgagttgcatccaaagaacaccatacctactgtgaagcatgggggtggaaacatcatgctttggggctgt includes:
- the LOC127925538 gene encoding uncharacterized protein LOC127925538 — its product is FPQNDPERRKRWIINMKWKDWNPQHHHRVCSIHFEDKYICRMDKRQRLTPDAVPTIFDFPENFQKKKASIHPQSRRARGKVLEEANKLLGLAEPVTTPSPTITSETSKLAKDNTNAPEKVTSSSWYIHVDEEIQMAESLPGFFHSDYCLPHSIRWGFKDDVAPKVACENMEFQLPPLKHIIEITEAWEWLGMDIRGPLPLTPNGHQYVLTLTDFYSKWVEAFPLRGCSSTEVAQHVAEVISHFGFPFGILVRLKRKFTSKVRQNIFCHILTVAHTLQQS